The following proteins are encoded in a genomic region of Cryptomeria japonica chromosome 11, Sugi_1.0, whole genome shotgun sequence:
- the LOC131068727 gene encoding uncharacterized protein LOC131068727 isoform X4, with amino-acid sequence MQEKYAKKQVSVATKLLVLLFVGLSGICLCYMNIDQRNSIRKSRRFLPSDNRENVVTCQLQTDHSIPTHYPQPTSYNRKECSCTPVHNFVILSMQRSGSGWFETLLNSHPNISSHGEVFLDEKKRKNFASIKKVLDAIYNLEWKSSASKKECTAAVGFKWMLNQGAMEYNKEALAYFKQKNVSIIFLFRHNLLRRYVSILANVYDKEAKLLNGTHQSHVHSSVEVASSSLAEWNGAHTPSSLG; translated from the exons ATGCAGGAAAAATATGCTAAAAAGCAGGTGTCCGTTGCGACAAAGCTTCTCGTTCTTTTATTTGTAGGATTAAGCGGAATATGCCTGTGCTATATGAATATTGACCAGAGGAATTCAATCAGGAAATCAAGAAGGTTTTTGCCTTCAGACAACAGAGAAAATGTAGTAACATGCCAGCTCCaaactgatcatagtattcccactCATTATCCTCAACCAACTTCATACAATCG AAAAGAATGCTCTTGTACTCCAGTGCACAATTTTGTTATTTTATCCATGCAAAGATCTGGAAGTGGGTGGTTTGAGACACTCCTGAACAGCCATCCGAACATCAGTTCACATGGAGAAGTATTTctagatgagaaaaagagaaagaactTTGCTTCCATTAAAAAAGTTCTTGATGCAATATATAATCTCGAGTGGAAGAGTAGTGCttctaagaaagaatgcactgcaGCTGTTGGATTTAAATGGATGCTCAATCAG GGTGCTATGGAATATAATAAAGAAGCCTTGGCATATTTTAAACAAAAGAATGTATCAATTATATTCCTTTTTAGGCATAATCTCTTAAGGAGATATGTGTCTATCCTAGCAAATGTATATGACAAGGAGGCAAAGTTGTTGAACGGTACTCATCAATCTCACGTGCATTCCAGTGTTGAG